From Kogia breviceps isolate mKogBre1 chromosome 2, mKogBre1 haplotype 1, whole genome shotgun sequence, one genomic window encodes:
- the NPS gene encoding neuropeptide S, translating to MISSLKSSLILFLLISTKHMFWCHSVPSSKVSGKSDYFVILLNSCATGMDRREGLDFLKPILEKTLMKRSFRNGVGTGMKKTSFQRAKS from the exons ATGATCAG CTCATTAAAATCCAGTCTTATTCTATTTCTGTTGATTTCTACAAAGCATATGTTTTGGTGTCATTCAGTTCCATCTTCTAAG GTGTCTGGAAAATCTGACTACTTTGTCATCCTGCTGAACAGCTGCGCCACAGGGATGGACAGGAGAGAGGGACTGGATTTTCTAAAGCCAATTTTGGAGAAGACACTTATGAAAAGGTCCTTTCGCAATGGAGTTGGCACAGGAATGAAAAAAACTTCCTTTCAAAGAGCAAAATCATGA